The Vicia villosa cultivar HV-30 ecotype Madison, WI linkage group LG1, Vvil1.0, whole genome shotgun sequence genome includes a region encoding these proteins:
- the LOC131634137 gene encoding ABC transporter G family member 32-like, translating into MWNSAENAFARSESFREGGEDEEALRWAALERLPTYKRARRGIFQNLVGDKKEIDVSELQTPEQKLILERLVDFVDNDPERFFHRMRSRFDAVHLEFPKIEVRFQNLTIETFVHVGSRALPTIPNFICNMTETLLRQLRLYRRKRSKLTILSDISGIIRPSRLTLLLGPPSSGKTTLLLALAGRLGPGLQMSGDITYNGHGLKEFVPQRTAAYVSQQDWHVAEMTVRETLQFAGCCQGAGFKYDMLMELARREKNSGIKPDEDLDLFMKSLALGGQETNLVVEYIMKILGLDMCGDTLVGDEMLKGISGGQKKRLTTGELLVGPARVLFMDEISTGLDSSTTYQIIRYLKHSTRALDATTIISLLQPAPETYELFDDVILLSEGQIVYQGPREAAIEFFKLMGFSCPERKNVADFLQEVTSKKDQEQYWSVLDRPYRYTPAGKFAQAFSLYREGKLLSEELNIPFNKRYNHPAALATCSYGAKRLELLKINYQWQKLLIKRNAFIYIFKFVQLILVALITMSVFFRTTMHHDTIDDGGLYLGALYFSMITILFNGFTEVSMLVAKLPTLYKHRDLHFYPSWAYTLPSWFLSIPTSLMEAGCWVLVSYYSSGYDPAFTRFLQQFLLFFFLHQMSIGLFRLIGSLGRNMIVANTFGSFAMLVVMALGGYIISKDRIPSWWIWGFWVSPLMYAQNSASVNEFLGHSWDKKVGNLTTYPLGEAVLKARSLFTESYWYWIGVGALVGYTILFNFLFTIFLAYLNPLGRQQAVVSKGELQEREKRRNGESVVVELREYLQHSASNGKHFKQRGMVLPFQPLSMAFSNINYYVEVPLELKQQGVSEERLQLLVNVTGAFKPGVLTALVGVSGAGKTTLMDVLAGRKTGGFIEGSVYISGYPKRQDSFARISGYCEQSDVHSPGLTVWESLLFSAWLRLSSDVDLETQKAFVEEIMELVELTPLRGALVGLPGVDGLSTEQRKRLTIAVELVANPSIVFMDEPTSGLDARAAAIVMRTVRNIVNTGRTIVCTIHQPSIDIFESFDELLFMKRGGELIYAGPLGPKSSELVSYFEAIEGVQKIRSGYNPATWMLEVTSSVEENRLGVDFAEIYRKSSLYQYNQELVERLSIPTSNSKELHFPTKYCRSPFEQFLTCLWKQNLSYWRNPQYTAVRFFYTIFISLMLGTICWRFGATRETQLDLFNAMGSMYSAILFIGITNGTAVQPVVSVERFVSYRERAAGMYSALSFAFAQVVIEFPYVFAQAIIYSSIFYSMGSFVWTFDRFIWYLFFMYFTMLYFTFYGMMTTAVTPNHHVAAIIGAPCYMLWNLFSGFMIPHKRIPIWWRWYYWANPVAWTLYGLLTSQYGGDDKLVKLTDGQSVPIKLVLREVFGYRHDFLCVAATMVAGFCILFAFVFAYAIKSFNFQRR; encoded by the exons ATGTGGAACTCGGCGGAGAACGCGTTCGCCAGATCGGAGTCGTTTAGGGAGGGAGGAGAAGACGAGGAAGCGTTACGCTGGGCGGCGTTGGAGAGGTTGCCGACGTACAAGCGAGCGCGGAGAGGAATCTTCCAGAATCTCGTCGGTGATAAGAAAGAGATCGATGTGAGTGAATTACAGACGCCGGAGCAGAAGCTTATTTTGGAAAGGCTTGTTGATTTCGTTGATAATGATCCTGAGAGATTCTTCCACCGTATGAGAAGCCGATTTGATGC AGTTCATTTGGAGTTTCCGAAGATTGAAGttcgatttcaaaacttaaccattGAGACTTTTGTACATGTGGGAAGCAGAGCTCTGCCTACAATTCCAAATTTCATCTGTAATATGACTGag ACTCTTTTAAGACAGTTGCGGTTATACAGAAGAAAGAGAAGCAAATTGACAATTCTTTCTGATATCAGTGGGATTATTAGACCTTCAAG GCTAACATTGTTATTGGGTCCGCCAAGCTCTGGAAAAACAACATTGCTTTTAGCTCTTGCTGGCAGATTAGGACCTGGTTTGCAG ATGTCAGGGGACATTACCTACAATGGACATGGTCTGAAGGAGTTTGTTCCTCAGAGAACAGCAGCTTATGTCAGCCAACAAGATTGGCATGTAGCAGAGATGACCGTGAGGGAAACTCTCCAGTTTGCTGGTTGCTGTCAAGGAGCTGGATTTAAATACG ATATGTTGATGGAACTTGCTAGAAGAGAGAAGAATTCTGGAATAAAACCCGATGAAGATCTTGATTTATTCATGAAG TCATTAGCTCTCGGTGGACAGGAAACAAATCTTGTGGTTGAGTACATCATGAAG ATATTAGGTTTGGACATGTGCGGTGACACATTGGTGGGGGATGAAATGCTCAAAGGAATATCGGGAGGACAGAAGAAGCGGCTTACAACAG GCGAATTACTAGTTGGACCTGCAAGAGTGCTATTTATGGATGAGATATCAACTGGTCTAGATAGTTCAACTACATATCAGATCATCAGATATCTCAAGCATTCAACACGGGCACTTGATGCAACCACAATCATATCACTTCTTCAACCAGCTCCTGAGACCTATGAgttgtttgatgatgttattctTTTGTCCGAGGGTCAGATTGTTTATCAGGGGCCCCGTGAGGCTGCTATTGAATTTTTCAAACTGATGGGATTCAGTTGTCCTGAGCGAAAAAATGTAGCAGACTTTTTACAAGAA GTCACGTCTAAGAAGGACCAAGAGCAATACTGGTCCGTTCTCGACCGCCCTTACCGGTACACACCTGCTGGGAAATTTGCCCAAGCATTTTCCTTGTATCGTGAGGGAAAGCTTTTGTCTGAGGAACTAAATATTCCTTTCAATAAGCGCTATAATCATCCAGCCGCCTTGGCAACTTGTTCCTATGGAGCAAAAAGGCTTGAACTTCTCAAGATTAATTATCAGTGGCAGAAGCTTCTCATAAAACGAAATgcatttatttacatttttaaattTGTTCAG CTGATCTTGGTTGCTTTAATTACAATGAGTGTTTTTTTCCGAACAACGATGCACCATGATACAATTGATGATGGGGGCTTATATCTTGGAGCACTGTATTTTTCTATGATTACTATTCTTTTCAATGGTTTTACGGAAGTGTCAATGTTAGTTGCAAAGCTTCCAACTCTTTACAAGCATAGAGACTTGCATTTCTATCCTAGCTGGGCATATACCCTCCCTTCTTGGTTCCTTAGTATCCCAACTTCTCTCATGGAGGCTGGATGCTGGGTATTGGTATCATACTATTCAAGTGGATATGATCCTGCATTTACTAG ATTTCTTCAGCAATTCTTGCTTTTTTTCTTTCTGCACCAGATGTCTATAGGCCTGTTTCGCTTGATAGGATCCTTGGGTCGGAATATGATAGTGGCCAATACCTTCGGATCATTTGCTATGTTGGTTGTAATGGCTCTTGGTGGATATATAATTTCAAAAG ACCGTATACCAAGTTGGTGGATATGGGGCTTTTGGGTTTCCCCTTTGATGTATGCACAGAATTCTGCTTCTGTAAATGAGTTCCTTGGACATTCCTGGGATAAG AAAGTTGGAAACCTGACCACTTATCCATTGGGCGAGGCAGTGTTAAAAGCGAGGAGTTTGTTTACTGAGAGCTATTGGTATTGGATTGGTGTTGGAGCATTAGTCGGATACACAATTTTGTTCAACTTTCTATTCACAATCTTCTTAGCTTACCTTAATC CTTTGGGAAGACAACAAGCTGTAGTTTCAAAAGGTGAGCTGcaagaaagagaaaagagaagaaacGGTGAAAGCGTTGTTGTTGAGCTGAGAGAGTACTTGCAGCATTCGGCATCAAATG GAAAGCATTTTAAGCAAAGAGGAATGGTTCTCCCATTTCAACCTCTTTCCATGGCTTTCAGCAATATCAATTACTATGTGGAAGTCCCTTTG GAGTTGAAACAACAAGGGGTATCAGAAGAAAGACTGCAGCTGCTTGTTAATGTTACTGGAGCTTTTAAGCCTGGTGTGTTGACAGCATTGGTTGGAGTAAGTGGTGCTGGGAAAACCACTTTGATGGATGTATTAGCTGGAAGAAAAACTGGTGGTTTCATAGAAGGGAGTGTATATATATCTGGTTATCCTAAAAGACAAGATTCTTTTGCAAGAATTTCAGGTTACTGTGAGCAGTCTGATGTGCATTCCCCTGGCTTGACAGTTTGGGAATCCTTACTCTTTTCTGCTTGGCTTCGATTATCTTCAGATGTTGACTTGGAGACACAAAAG GCCTTTGTCGAGGAAATAATGGAGCTTGTGGAGCTCACTCCACTAAGAGGAGCACTAGTAGGTCTACCTGGAGTAGATGGTCTGTCAACAGAACAGCGAAAAAGGTTAACTATAGCAGTGGAACTAGTTGCCAACCCTTCTATAGTCTTCATGGATGAGCCCACATCCGGATTGGATGCCAGGGCTGCAGCCATTGTGATGAGAACTGTGAGGAATATAGTAAATACTGGGCGAACGATTGTTTGCACCATCCATCAGCCTAGCATAGACATATTTGAATCATTTGATGAG CTTCTGTTTATGAAGCGGGGAGGAGAGCTTATATATGCAGGTCCACTTGGCCCTAAATCTAGTGAACTAGTCAGTTATTTTGAG GCAATCGAAGGAGTTCAAAAGATCAGATCTGGATATAATCCTGCGACATGGATGCTGGAGGTTACTTCTTCAGTAGAAGAAAACCGTCTTGGAGTGGACTTTGCAGAAATCTACCGTAAATCAAGTTTATATCA ATATAACCAAGAGTTGGTCGAAAGATTGAGCATACCAACCAGTAACTCAAAAGAATTGCATTTTCCAACCAAGTATTGTCGGTCACCTTTTGAGCAGTTCCTAACATGTCTTTGGAAGCAAAATCTATCTTACTGGCGTAACCCACAGTACACTGCTGTTCGCTTCTTTTACACTATCTTCATCTCGTTGATGCTTGGGACGATATGTTGGAGATTTGGTGCAACAAG GGAGACACAGCTAGATCTATTTAATGCCATGGGATCTATGTATTCAGCAATCCTCTTCATTGGCATCACAAATGGAACAGCTGTTCAACCAGTTGTTTCCGTGGAAAGATTTGTTTCGTATAGAGAAAGAGCTGCAGGGATGTACTCGGCTTTAAGTTTTGCATTTGCTCAG GTTGTGATCGAGTTTCCTTACGTGTTCGCACAGGCTATCATATACTCTTCAATATTCTATTCCATGGGTTCCTTTGTCTGGACCTTCGATAGGTTCATTTGGTACTTATTCTTCATGTATTTTACTATGTTATATTTTACCTTCTATGGGATGATGACTACTGCTGTCACACCAAATCATCACGTTGCTGCCATCATTGGTGCTCCATGTTATATGTTGTGGAACCTTTTCAGTGGTTTTATGATTCCTCATAAG AGAATCCCTATTTGGTGGAGATGGTATTACTGGGCAAACCCTGTAGCCTGGACTTTGTATGGTCTCCTAACTTCACAGTATGGTGGTGATGATAAGTTGGTGAAGCTAACTGATGGACAATCGGTACCCATAAAACTAGTACTCAGAGAAGTGTTTGGGTACAGACATGATTTCCTATGCGTTGCTGCTACAATGGTAGCTGGTTTCTGCATTCTTTTTGCATTCGTGTTCGCGTATGCAATTAAATCCTTCAACTTCCAAAGGAGATGA